The following nucleotide sequence is from Ornithodoros turicata isolate Travis chromosome 2, ASM3712646v1, whole genome shotgun sequence.
TATAGCTGTGCATTTAGGGTGCATAGTGAAATGATATTACATTCTAATTGTACTGGTGAAACATTAAACCACTTCTAACTCACTTCAAATTTTGCAATGCAGTAGAAATATCGATAGGGTTTCACTGCACCAGATTCGTTACACCATGGCCACATGCAGTCATTACGAATATTTTGTCCCATGCATTTTTGGGGGGTTACTACCGTCAAGAGCTAGCTCCATCTGTGTCCAGTCGCACAACACAAACACCCCTAATGGAAACTACTGATGCCATCTAACTACTGTAGTTGGTAGGTCCATGTTTCACCACACCATGAAATAATGAAACCAGGAATCTAGCTCATGTTGATACAGAATAGTATGCTTGCTGGATATCGTCTGGTGCCTGCAGTACACTGCACCACCTGTCTTAATTGAAGGTAATGCGAAGTTGACCCATACACAACATGGCAAATTTTAACTGGAATAGGTTGTATGGTTATGCAGGTGGAGATATTTCTCAATATATTTTCCCACATAATGGTTGCATCTTGAAAGTTTGTATCAAAACAAGGAATAGCTACGAGGGTACAAAAACTTGAGTTGGGTTAtagccagggtgtcgaaccgaacccgaaccgaaaaccgtacccgaaccgttatttttgccggaaccgaacccgaaccgcaattttcatgacactgttgaacccgaaccggagcagaaccgtaaaaaataatagcggtaaccggtttgcaaccaaacggttcggacataaaagaagtcagcataagagttcctctctatccccgaatgaagacacattggtatcatgaTCAcacgcctatatcatggatttcagaaattttcacctagcagtgagacgacgacgtatagtaagtatactttcagcgtctttttaacatgttgaagcgcaattgtccttgtgagcgccacGGCTAGCACCCGACGCACGCGGTGcggagacgaggtgccacgcggacgaatgaaacaggaatggagtaggccagttatgtagctctacaggacgaatatgtgatcaaataggCGCCCAAGATTTTcgtttacacgtgagcagtacaaattaaacacgtcagaaacatgagaactggagaaggagcgtacgcagaacggtgcctgtttgattggtcgtggtttgaaaagtaaatgtggttctgcttattcgtagtgcagttgtgtcgtgacacattgactttgtgttgtggattaactagtacactgctgtgagctcggacagagtaaggctggcaggcttattttcgacatgcttcagtacggtttcagatcgattcacgctgcgaaggcagtgtgccggcaagtactgtcgtctatgttacgttgtccatcttattaggctttctttaagtgtatcttgctgtcactgtgcgtgtgaaaaaagagattttgggaacagaaagtagtaGGACTataccgcttcaacagcgtggactctatttgcaataagtgttcatcgatttctcatttctctcgctaaagggctacctcaccgttggagacgtcaatgcagacaacagcagcaagctattagccacgcatttcctgataaaagcagctttatggaacatataaaacggaagcattgaaccggtttgcgaacgggttcgattcttggcgtggccgaaccggaactgaaccagaatgaaatcaaaacaacgcgaacccgaacccgaaccgaacccgtattttttgtggTTTGACACCCTGGTAATAGCTATGACTACTGTTGGGATACAAGAATATACCTGATTTCTACTTAAAAGAATTGCAGCAACTTTTGTTCACATGACAGAGCTCATGAACCAGTAAATTGAACCAGTCATAGACACCACTCAACGTTTAACAACCTGTGAAAAAAATCCTGGGTTCTGGCACATTCAAAGCAATGTACCTTCATATGAGTTCGAAGGTTGGGTTGGGTGCTAGAAGAGAAAGATAAATTGAGAAACTGGGTTTGATACTTAGGTTTTTCCACCCACCTAATATTTGCACCTCGATGAAGTACGTGCTTGCACAAAGGTTTACCGCACAAGGCAGATTTTCCTTCGGGACGCAGGTTCGGCAGCAGCATGAAAAATTTCCGTCTGTATTACGATGGCTTGCACTACGTTGGAGAAAAAAGATTTGCCACATTGCAAGACCTGGTAGCAGATGGACTCATCACCATGTACTTGGAGGTCCATGCAGGAGAATACATTAATTCCATGGTTTCTGAGTCAAAGTATGAGGACAGTCCGTACATGACTCTGAACTCCTACCAGCGGCAGATTCGCAAACTCCAACAGCAATCTTTGCGTGCAAAACAGAAACACCAACAAGCTCTGCAGGTCACACATCATGAAGAGGAGGCCCACGAGTACGACAAGCCGGACGAAGTGGGTGCCTACTTTGTAGCAGTGCAGTATAAGTGGTTTTGCTTTTTACCTTGTCTCAAGTTTGTTAATTTTCACATAGTACACATGTGGGCATGATGCCCTCATCTTTTCTCTTTCTGACTTTTCACTCTATTTGGCATGATTGTTCCAGGAACTGGATTGCCCATTGTTAGATGGCATCCCAGAAGACATTAACGTGCAAGACTTCGAGAAACCTCACGCTTTCAAGGTAAATATTTGTTTCGTCCTTTACTCTGGATCTGTGGCCAAGAAAGACAAACAACGCTTTTATTTGTATCGTGAACAGGTCAACAATTTTAAAGGTCTTCCGTGGTGTGATTTCTGTGGAAACTTTATGTGGGGTCTTATTGCTCAAGGTGTAAGGTGTGAAGGTAGGTATGCACCTTTTTATACATAAATTATGTTGAAATAACTGAGAGGATGACAGCTAGCTGGAGAAGATTCATAGTGCAAgaaaaccttgagcttgagggtgTTTGTCTTTTACGTGTCCATGGTTTTCTTGCACCATAAATTATGTATTTTATGTGTATCCATTGCTTGCAGACCTAAAACGCATATGACTCAGAACTTAATGCCTCTGGTGGCAGAATGTAGAAACTGGAAATCATTTATATTTTAGGTGAACTTTCAGTGTATATCATATTCTCACACTCGTACTGTGAAAATGGCACTGTCTAAGGTGTGGTACAAGCCAAAGTTACTCCTTCAGTGACTCGGTTTTCAAGAACTCTGCTCGAATCACTGGAGGTGCTTGCACTGTAATATTGCTTAttattgcaatttgcttttacTACCACTGCTCGATCTCTACATAATTCAGTTGCATAGCAAAGTGACATAAAAAGGTGACTTCCAAATAAGTGACAGGTAAATTATTTCAAAGCTTCGTCAAGTATGGGCCACATACGACAGCTTTTATTGCctattctttcttcttttcattgCAGATCAAAGTTATCTGACTTTGCGGTTGATAATGCTTtattcttttgtttttcagacTGTGGGTTTAGTGCACATAATCGATGTTCAGAGAAGGTGCCAAATGACTGCCTTCCAGATACAAAATATGTAAAGAGAGTGTTCGGCGTGGATCTCACCACATTGGTTAAAGCTCACAATACACCAAGGCCATTTGTGCTAGATGCATGCATAAAAGAAATCGAGCTCAGGGGTATGTAGCTTATCTTTCATCGTTGTGGTTAGGGTTAGTCAtaggtagagcctgaagttttcgagaAATATTTGTTTCTAaattgggggggagggggtaaaaattgggtaaataaacatgtgctctaaattcatacAAATTCGAGTGGAAAAACTTAGTGtcctaaatttggggagaaatggAGCTCGgctattcaaactaactgtactcgtttggtacaaacggtgatgtaactgcatttgctgccaaacaagttcgtgtacattcctacagacgtgtcagtgagggcaatttgccaggtaaaatcAGGTTTCAAACctgaagaggcaaccttcaattcggggtacaaattcagggaagaatcgggttaaaccctaaaacttcaggctctaatcataaGGTTGGAGAAGTTTCAGTGCACAGTATTGTCACATAAGTATGCATAGAAGCAATTCACAGAATTTTATTTCCATACCATTTAAGCGCTGACAATGAAACGGTACCAAACGCCTTCCTTTTTGTCTGAGTGACAGTACTCTGAAGTGAAACTTATTTAGGAATTTAGATTGCTAGCTAACTCCTCTGAGTTCATTGTGTCCACCTAGTCCATCTGTTTTTCTTCTATTATCTAGGTTTGGATGTTGAGGGTATATATCGGGTATCAGGATTCAGTGATGAGGTAGAGGCATTGAGAATGTCATTTGAGAAGGGTAAGTGAATTTGTAGAGATTCTTGATTTTGATGGCATTCAATATGCATTTCACTTGTGCTTTCTAGATGGAGAAGCTGCACCCTTGAATGCTTCGCATTGGGAGGACATTCATGTTATTACTGGCGTACTCAAGCTGTTTCTGAGGCTCCTACCCATCCCGCTTATTACATTTGACAGCTATGCAAAGTTCTTTGATGCAGTCAGTAAGTAGTCTTATATTCCAAGCGGTGTATACACACTAATTCACAACACACAATATTGCTAGATATAGCATATATAGTTAGCAAACAATATAGTGTTTTGGGGTTTTTATGTCTTTTTAAATATCGGGAGTAAATAATTTGTTTTATTCCAGCAGCTGTAAACTAGGGTAAATCATGTGATACCAGGGAGGAAAAGCAGGCTTTCAGGTGGAAAACAAAAAATTGGTATTGTTAGGCAGAAAACCGAGACAAGTGTAGCCAATGGAGGTAGGGTTTTTAATAGCAGCCGGAAAGGATGGAGGCCGAGACCAGAATGGATTGGGCGCGGTCTCACGCGATGGGGACGATTGCGATCTGTGATCATCCTCACAGCTTTACCAGGTTTTGCTGTAAAACACTAGGCTCCAAAAGTAATACAGTGTTGTTCTGGGTCTCTAAGCCTTTTGTAACAAGCAGTGTCCAGTCTGCTCTGAGCTCTGATCCCTCAACTTGCTGATCGTTATGTCTACTACTTATAGGAAAGCTGTTCCTAATTGATTGTGATACATAAATTGTTTGTGCCTTGAAATCAAGCTAGAGACTTTGATCCCCTAGCCTTGGAAATAATGCATTTCTCTCATTCCACTTCACAAGTGAACGCTATGACATTCCCTAACCAAAAGGGTCT
It contains:
- the LOC135385604 gene encoding N-chimaerin-like, coding for MARQFAEEMKKRHQMNDIPQVWKSYLYQLQQKAPTPKRIVCNKEVVHRPAHYGREFHGTISREESERLLQDGDGCYLVRESQRAPGQYTLSLRFGSSMKNFRLYYDGLHYVGEKRFATLQDLVADGLITMYLEVHAGEYINSMVSESKYEDSPYMTLNSYQRQIRKLQQQSLRAKQKHQQALQVTHHEEEAHEYDKPDEELDCPLLDGIPEDINVQDFEKPHAFKVNNFKGLPWCDFCGNFMWGLIAQGVRCEDCGFSAHNRCSEKVPNDCLPDTKYVKRVFGVDLTTLVKAHNTPRPFVLDACIKEIELRGLDVEGIYRVSGFSDEVEALRMSFEKDGEAAPLNASHWEDIHVITGVLKLFLRLLPIPLITFDSYAKFFDAVKSNKVEEKLEAMKEAVKSLPPAHYQSLKYLMGHLQRVSEHQKKNLMSPKNLSTVFSPTVMRTPDIMGMGLDQMSAWHTESAVVELLINYNRTVFVQ